From the Paraflavitalea soli genome, the window AAACGGGTAAGGCATTGGTGCCGATGTTCCCTACCAAGGCGGAGACGATCAGCAGCCGGAATGGCAATACGAATACCCGGGTGACCACCTCTACGTACACCCCTGATAAAGGATCGCTGGCCTCTCAAACAAACTGGGCCGAAACACCTTTGGCGAGCACAGTAAGTTTTACGTACAATAGCAATGGAAACCTGACACAAACTGTGACAGCCACCGGCAGTAAGCCGCCTGTGACGACTACCTCCACGTATGATGTGAACCAGCGCTACCTGGTGACGAGCACGGTAACCTGTGATAATGTGACGCGCACAAGCTCGCTTACGCGGCATCCTATGTGGGGAGAGATACTGACAAAGACGGATGGCGATGGCAGCACGGGCTCACTGACGACCACCTATGAATACGATGCGCTGGGCAAGCTCAAAAAGACGATCACCCCACTGGGGCATGAGATACTGGAATCGGATGTATGGGATGTAAGCGGCCAGCAGTCTTATTATCATTTTACGGATCACCAGGACTACCGGGGAGCCGACCAAAAGATATGGTACGACCGGTTGGGCAGGGTGATCAGGACGCAAACGCTGGGCTGGAACAACCAGTGGATCACGCAAACGAAAACCTATGATAGCAGAGGACGTGAAAGCACCAGTTCTTCTCCCTATTATTCGGGAGATCAGGTATTGATCAATACGAATAATTACGATCGCCTGTTCCGCCTGTCAACGATCGTCACGCCTTCCGGAACCAATACGCTGACCTACTCTTACCCGGGTAGCGGGCAAATAGTGGTAACGGAAGTAAATGGTGCGGGCCAGACATCTACCAAGAAAACGGATGCAGCGGGCCGGGTGATCGAGACGACCGACCATGGCGGCTCTGTAACACATACCTACGATGCATTGGGCAATGTACTGACCACTGCCCTGAATGGTGCAACGGTCGTTACGAATACCTACGATGGATATGGCAGGAAGACACAATCGGTGGATGTGAATGCCGGGACGGTGAGTTATGCTTACGATGAAAGTGACAACATCATCAGCGTAACAGATGCCAATAACAAGGTGTCGACGATGACCTATGATGGATTAAACCGGTTGCTGAGCCGCAACACGGTGGAAGGATCAACAAACTATGAATATTATAATACGGCCAATAATAAGGCGCTTAAAAAGGTCTACAACAGCAATCATTCGCGTGAGCTGGTGTATGACAGTTACCGGAGAACTGTATTGCAAACGGATATCGTGGCGGGCGAAGGCACTTTTAACACCTCCTTTGAATTTGATGCCAACAACAATCCTTCGGCTACAGTATATCCAAATGGAACGCGGGTAGAAAGTCAATACAATAATGCGGGCTTGCTGAGCAAGGTGCTGAGTGGCGGGGCTGTACTGTATGAGGCGCTGGCTTACGATGGCCAGGGACATAGCACGCAATACAAGCTGGTGAATGGGCAAACGAGTACGGATACTTATAACAATGGCCTGCCCACGCGCTTTTATACGCCGGGTATACAGGACCTGAACTTTAATTTTGAGCAAAGCAGCGGCAACCTGCTGAGCCGCACAGATGCGATCAAAGGCCTTACGGAGACGTTTACGTATGACAACCTGAACAGACTGCTGTCGGCTTCGGTCAACAACGTGCTGCAGTTTGGGATTACGTATGATGGCAGCCCTTCTCAAAGTAAGGGTAATATAGCCGTCAAGTCGGACGTGGGCACTTATACCTACCTCGACCGGAAGCCGAATGCGGTAGGTTATATCAGTCCGCTGATCAATACAGCGATGGCGGCTGAGGCCACGAGTGTAAGTTATACCAGCTTCCAAAGGCCGCTGCAGATCAACAAGGGAGCCAACAGGCTGGACCTGGTATATGGTACGGATGATGAACGGATCAGGACCGTCAGGTACCTGAATGGCGGGGTGGCAGAGACGAAGGTTTTCCTGGGCGATTTTGAAAGGCAAAATGTCAATGGGGGCACCAACGATATCGTATATGTAGCGGGTGGTAATGGCTTTTGCGCGCTGATCGTAAATGGTGTGCCTTATGCCACTTATTCAGATTATTTAGGCAATATCTTAACGATCAGCAATAGCAGCGGGGCTGTGGTGGCGCAACAGAATTTTGACGCCTGGGGCCGCCGCCGGAATGTGAATGACTGGACGTATGTAAATGTGGGTGAAAACCTGTTGCCGGTATGGTTGTACCGCGGCTTTACGGGGCATGAGCACCTGGTAGAATTTGCATTGATCAATATGAATGCGCGGTTGTATGATCCGTATAACGGCAGGATGTTGTCGCCAGATAATGCTACCAATGAGTTGTGGGGTACACAGGGATATAACAAATACAGCTATGCCAATAACAACCCGCTGAAATACATTGACCCTACGGGTGATGATCCGATCATTGTAGCGCTGATCATTGGTTTTGTAATGGGTGCCTATACCGGTGGCGTTGCGGCCAATGCGGGGCAAATGAATCCATTCAAATGGGATTTCCAGAATGGCAAGACCTGGGGTTATATGATCGGTGGTGGTATTATTGGTGGCTTATCGGGCGCCATGGGAGCCTCCATTACCTCGAGTATCAATGCAGCGGGAGGCATTATGGCGAATACCGTAGGCGCGATGGCCAGTTCCTTTATGTTCTCGACGGGTATGTCGGCACTAACGGGCGGCATGATGAGTCCGAGTATCAGTTTTGGTATTGCATCGTATGATTTTGGTACGAACAGCTGGGGATATTTGGGCAAGAAAGGTAATAAATGGTATACGACACTCTCCTATACGTTTGGCGCTTTGGCCAATCTGCAGGACCTGGTAACGGGATTCTGGGGTAAGAACTATGAGTATCAATACGAGACATCGAAAGGTGGCAAGGTTGGTCATGGAAACATAAGGGAAGTTGTACCTGGGGCAGCGAAAAATCCTGTAAAAATATCGGTAGCGAATGCCAATGGCTTATTGGATGGCGGAGAAAGCAAACTGGGCGCTGCCATCAAATGGTTGTGGAGGGCGGCTTTTTCGAAGAAAGCCGGTGGTGGGCAATTCTGGACCGAAGCTGGACCAGACGGTGTACCTGAAGCTGGTTGGGTACGAATACCTTTGCGACTTAACTCTAAAATAATCGGCTGGATGAACAAGAATATTGCTGCCGGGAAGGACCTGTGGGGCATTGGCAAACTGAGGTTTGGCATTGGGTTTGGATGTGTAACGTATGCTGCGCGGGCCCTGTGGACCTCCGGTATACCTACGATCCCGATCATCAACTGGTTTGGACCGCGCATTCTGTGGATACAGCTGGCGATCAGGCATGCGGGTATTATCGCTTCGCCGATAACGAACAGCTTACCGAAGTAAAAGCCGACACTATGCATAAACTCACGCTTCTTCTGACCTTGCTGGGATCCTTGAGTGGATGTTCAGCGCAATCTGCCCCCGGAAAAGGGGGAGCCAGGATGCCGGAGGGTTACTTTTATGGCACGGACAAATGGTTCAGTAAGGTGTTTGTAAAAGTAACCGGAGACAAGGCCATTGCCGATTTTGTCCATGTGGAGAAGTTTCCCAGGAGCCTGTACTCAGATACGCTGGTGTACAATGCAGGTACTAATACCTGGACCGGGAAAACAGCGACGGTGGTGGAAAAGAACGGCAACTACAAGATCTCTATGCGTAAGGGTAGCTCCTCCATTACGATCAAGGCCAATGAAATGTA encodes:
- a CDS encoding RHS repeat-associated core domain-containing protein, producing the protein MHPTNCLRSCKLLLILLFSIISHTIINAQSVGVLEGSPGVSLDGSSSYTVPLKLPSGVAGLQPDLSLVYNSRSSDGLAGWGWNLSGLSNITRGSTTAYHNGIVRPLKMNADDNFYLDGQLLMPISGTNGGDGTEYKLESENYSKIQSYGGYNGDPVWWKVTNKDGSVVEYGNSSTEEDKLKAGATMVWFVRTMKDVNDNPITYNYYNYNNEAVIASIQYANATIEFEYTYKENSNVTFVNGTAFANTKLLNNVVVKVDNVRQISYRLTHSPKIKRHYLQTIELVGTDNSSTWATNFNYGYPDYEETVSLLSGYYQNSYPNVTLSPGDYDGDGKTDLVVAERRGNVNGDGTGIESTTSGGYHVITNVGDRPFGFLDPSHYEMTQTYTPITYMKADEFTNPYSYYATDYRGEGKDGLLRPSKIWHQYQDSRGDWHDDQMNYTDAIYLEDFNKNGSSLSVNSNNISTPFSYSTWSTYNFYLKESNSFIQGDFDGDSKVDVISILGSKYQSGEIIERKFNIFSGWYIYRRTPVWDYNYKGFLTNTSNGYYHSEIIGIDNAFKDAQAIFPVDFDGDGKQELLVFKKYNYLIYAINQLPASTGYSFQAVQIYSGYNISYASYKRVLAGDFNGDRKTDIIGIGTSQYAAIWYSTGTSYAQGSFQLDRTPDFSTVWFDFFTTGDFNGDGITDLFHYYSTNNMQKQSVHYFKGMNYTPSTTSTGYAYYCANEWIPYDNYTIIQTYYQSCQDPYDGWWYDAYLIEYTYTSPEYVTPLYTKGAGYNYGMVANMVYGTPPETGDFNGDGKTEIIQSTGYGNYVLLDAFGGDKNSSLLQSVTDGLGNTTTFNYKTLAEKTTTNVYSNTGNVSLYFPLNVMPLAMKVVTQMTQPNGVGGTDNSVFRYQDAIMDRHKGFLGFRRNTTVRNGEVQERNESEINTTYRALIPQKHTTLYKDDAGTYEDLLSSVTTNTTIVPLSISTTRYYWFNRYKLQTASTIEANELAGSAIKKEITYDAYDNVTQEIVKKGYLSGGDVVPVETVTTNATYVQTGKALVPMFPTKAETISSRNGNTNTRVTTSTYTPDKGSLASQTNWAETPLASTVSFTYNSNGNLTQTVTATGSKPPVTTTSTYDVNQRYLVTSTVTCDNVTRTSSLTRHPMWGEILTKTDGDGSTGSLTTTYEYDALGKLKKTITPLGHEILESDVWDVSGQQSYYHFTDHQDYRGADQKIWYDRLGRVIRTQTLGWNNQWITQTKTYDSRGRESTSSSPYYSGDQVLINTNNYDRLFRLSTIVTPSGTNTLTYSYPGSGQIVVTEVNGAGQTSTKKTDAAGRVIETTDHGGSVTHTYDALGNVLTTALNGATVVTNTYDGYGRKTQSVDVNAGTVSYAYDESDNIISVTDANNKVSTMTYDGLNRLLSRNTVEGSTNYEYYNTANNKALKKVYNSNHSRELVYDSYRRTVLQTDIVAGEGTFNTSFEFDANNNPSATVYPNGTRVESQYNNAGLLSKVLSGGAVLYEALAYDGQGHSTQYKLVNGQTSTDTYNNGLPTRFYTPGIQDLNFNFEQSSGNLLSRTDAIKGLTETFTYDNLNRLLSASVNNVLQFGITYDGSPSQSKGNIAVKSDVGTYTYLDRKPNAVGYISPLINTAMAAEATSVSYTSFQRPLQINKGANRLDLVYGTDDERIRTVRYLNGGVAETKVFLGDFERQNVNGGTNDIVYVAGGNGFCALIVNGVPYATYSDYLGNILTISNSSGAVVAQQNFDAWGRRRNVNDWTYVNVGENLLPVWLYRGFTGHEHLVEFALINMNARLYDPYNGRMLSPDNATNELWGTQGYNKYSYANNNPLKYIDPTGDDPIIVALIIGFVMGAYTGGVAANAGQMNPFKWDFQNGKTWGYMIGGGIIGGLSGAMGASITSSINAAGGIMANTVGAMASSFMFSTGMSALTGGMMSPSISFGIASYDFGTNSWGYLGKKGNKWYTTLSYTFGALANLQDLVTGFWGKNYEYQYETSKGGKVGHGNIREVVPGAAKNPVKISVANANGLLDGGESKLGAAIKWLWRAAFSKKAGGGQFWTEAGPDGVPEAGWVRIPLRLNSKIIGWMNKNIAAGKDLWGIGKLRFGIGFGCVTYAARALWTSGIPTIPIINWFGPRILWIQLAIRHAGIIASPITNSLPK